A region of Rhodospirillales bacterium DNA encodes the following proteins:
- a CDS encoding superoxide dismutase family protein: protein MRISMTTLIAGALAAYAGTASAQQSTTVAVIEISEKGSGAPLGTVVFTDTPHGLAIDPKLKGLPPGPHGFHVHENPSCAAAAQDGKMVPGLAAGGHYDPKGTKAHRGPHQHDGHLGDLPPLVADKDGAASAKLLAPRLKVADLRGRSLIIHANGDNFDDKPQPLGGGGGRIACGVFDVKIANSAARRDPAATRP from the coding sequence ATGCGCATTTCCATGACGACCCTGATCGCGGGCGCGCTCGCGGCCTACGCCGGGACCGCGTCGGCGCAACAGAGCACGACGGTCGCGGTGATCGAGATCTCGGAGAAGGGTTCCGGCGCGCCGCTCGGCACGGTGGTGTTCACCGACACCCCGCACGGCCTCGCGATCGACCCGAAGTTGAAGGGCCTGCCGCCGGGGCCGCACGGCTTCCACGTCCATGAGAATCCGAGCTGCGCCGCCGCCGCGCAGGACGGCAAGATGGTGCCCGGCCTCGCCGCCGGCGGCCACTACGACCCCAAAGGCACCAAGGCGCACCGCGGGCCGCACCAGCACGACGGCCATCTCGGCGATCTGCCTCCGCTCGTGGCCGACAAGGACGGCGCCGCCTCGGCCAAGCTGCTGGCGCCGCGGCTGAAGGTGGCCGATCTGCGCGGCCGGTCGCTGATCATCCACGCCAACGGCGACAATTTCGACGACAAGCCGCAGCCGTTGGGCGGCGGTGGCGGACGCATCGCCTGCGGCGTGTTCGACGTGAAGATCGCCAACTCGGCGGCACGACGCGATCCAGCCGCCACGCGGCCATGA
- a CDS encoding DUF2892 domain-containing protein translates to MPSTVERVARNTRDGANQRIRRRTAERLAHYIAHTREIPRRLRELDAEWDIERVLEANAASVTLAGVVLAGLDRRWLALPALVAAFLFQHAAQGWCPPLPVLRELGFRTAREIEIERVALKLLRGDFDVDTVSGTTAENAEAAIAAATA, encoded by the coding sequence ATGCCCTCCACCGTCGAGCGCGTGGCGAGGAACACCAGGGACGGCGCGAACCAGCGCATCCGTCGGCGCACCGCCGAGCGGCTCGCGCACTACATCGCCCACACGCGCGAGATTCCGCGCCGCCTGCGCGAGCTCGACGCGGAGTGGGACATCGAGCGCGTGCTGGAGGCGAACGCCGCGTCCGTCACCCTGGCCGGCGTCGTCCTCGCGGGCCTCGACCGCCGCTGGCTGGCGCTCCCGGCGCTGGTCGCGGCGTTCCTCTTCCAGCACGCCGCGCAGGGATGGTGTCCGCCGCTGCCGGTGCTGCGCGAACTCGGATTCCGCACCGCGCGCGAGATCGAGATCGAGCGAGTCGCGCTCAAGCTGCTGCGCGGCGATTTCGACGTCGACACGGTCTCCGGCACCACGGCCGAGAACGCCGAGGCCGCGATCGCGGCGGCGACGGCGTGA
- a CDS encoding M48 family metallopeptidase, whose translation MTDTIPTNARFYDGHHPVAHEVSVRATPTELFAVAPDGKVLARWPSGEIEVASDAEHEPHALMVWAGQPGARLAVEDSELRGAIAGLTANLARVAPRRTRIAPALAGLALGIAATIGAFAVALETAPHYAAPFVPHAWQRSLGDSVVDSMIADMRQCRNPEGLAALQLLVDRLQQVSSYDRKVDVTVVSNKVVNAFAVPGGRMVVFSGLIDKAAGPEEVAGVLGHELGHIVHHHSMQALLRAYGFDMALRLVTGGYSGDLSMVGGAGGVLLALRHGREAERQADKTALELLDKLGMRADGLSGFFGKLLDMQNRPPVKAGGKTDPKADPARPGSGKDGKETKAETERRERDAAAEAGIFSTHPPTRERMETTRRPPTGLPVMTAREWTAVRAVCK comes from the coding sequence ATGACCGACACCATTCCGACCAACGCCCGCTTCTACGACGGCCACCATCCGGTCGCGCACGAGGTCTCGGTGCGCGCCACGCCGACCGAGCTGTTCGCGGTCGCGCCCGACGGCAAGGTGCTGGCGCGCTGGCCGTCCGGCGAGATCGAGGTCGCCTCCGACGCCGAGCACGAGCCGCACGCGCTGATGGTGTGGGCGGGACAGCCCGGCGCGCGGCTGGCGGTCGAGGATTCCGAGCTGCGCGGCGCGATCGCCGGGCTGACGGCGAACCTCGCCCGCGTCGCGCCCCGGCGCACCCGCATCGCGCCGGCGCTGGCCGGCCTCGCCCTGGGAATCGCCGCCACGATCGGCGCCTTCGCCGTGGCCCTCGAGACCGCGCCGCACTACGCCGCGCCGTTCGTGCCGCACGCCTGGCAGCGCTCGCTGGGCGATTCCGTGGTCGATTCGATGATCGCGGACATGCGCCAGTGCCGCAATCCCGAGGGGCTGGCGGCGCTGCAGCTCCTCGTCGACCGCCTGCAGCAGGTCTCGAGCTACGACCGCAAGGTCGACGTCACCGTGGTCAGCAACAAGGTCGTCAACGCCTTCGCCGTGCCCGGCGGCCGCATGGTCGTCTTCTCGGGCTTGATCGACAAGGCGGCCGGGCCGGAGGAGGTCGCCGGCGTGCTCGGCCACGAGCTCGGCCACATCGTGCACCACCACTCGATGCAGGCGCTGCTGCGCGCCTACGGCTTCGACATGGCGCTGCGCCTCGTCACCGGCGGCTATTCCGGCGACCTGTCGATGGTCGGCGGCGCCGGCGGCGTGCTGCTGGCGCTGCGCCACGGCCGCGAGGCCGAGCGCCAGGCCGACAAGACGGCGCTGGAGCTGCTCGACAAGCTGGGCATGCGGGCCGACGGGTTGTCGGGCTTCTTCGGCAAGCTGCTGGACATGCAGAACCGGCCGCCGGTCAAGGCCGGCGGCAAGACCGATCCCAAGGCCGATCCGGCGCGGCCCGGCAGCGGCAAGGACGGCAAGGAGACCAAGGCCGAGACGGAGCGGCGCGAACGCGACGCCGCCGCCGAGGCCGGCATCTTCTCGACCCACCCGCCGACCCGCGAGCGCATGGAGACGACGCGCCGGCCGCCGACCGGCCTGCCGGTCATGACCGCCCGCGAATGGACCGCCGTCCGCGCGGTGTGCAAGTAG
- a CDS encoding DUF898 family protein translates to MGRAGTPPGQAYAIGPHAYAAEPHAGAAPPPGYAPEYAAHPPAVPPPPAYQPGQVPPPVYPGQAPPMGYYPPQGPGYPGQYPYPYGYAAPQPPPEPVPAVKLEYDGKLGELYLVYLRALLLTMLTLGVYRFWARTRVRRYLWSHFSIVGDRFEYRGRGVELFLGFLTGMGFLLLGSGLLVGGLYLFGRDNILQTVDAADVVTWTLILVGYPLLAAGQYAGMRYKLSRTRWRGIRAGMGGSAWKYAGMSIGLGFANALCMRLLTPIVDIVTTRYRVANATYGQLKFGFSGNAGDIYGRFIGFYFLNILAWMVLIGVTIAIIGGFADLIERLGGWEAIQERLAHPTPMTLIVIFLVAIALYAMIGVLILPLRCWYQAYSMRYVVSRAWHDRVYFGTGVTTWQMWGFIVFNWVILLFTLGFGWPWVLHRSAKLVASQFWIYGRIDTGAVAQAMAQGPAMGEGLLDLFDTGIV, encoded by the coding sequence ATGGGCCGGGCAGGGACCCCACCGGGTCAGGCCTACGCCATCGGTCCGCACGCCTACGCCGCCGAGCCGCACGCCGGCGCCGCCCCGCCGCCGGGCTACGCGCCCGAATACGCGGCGCATCCGCCCGCCGTGCCGCCGCCACCCGCGTATCAGCCCGGGCAGGTGCCGCCGCCGGTCTATCCCGGCCAGGCGCCGCCGATGGGCTACTACCCGCCGCAGGGGCCGGGGTACCCCGGCCAGTATCCCTATCCCTACGGCTACGCCGCGCCGCAGCCGCCGCCCGAGCCGGTGCCGGCGGTCAAGCTGGAGTACGACGGCAAGCTGGGCGAGCTCTACCTCGTCTATCTGCGCGCCCTGCTGCTCACCATGCTGACACTGGGCGTCTACCGGTTCTGGGCGCGCACCCGCGTGCGGCGGTACCTGTGGTCGCATTTCTCCATCGTCGGCGACCGGTTCGAATACCGCGGCCGCGGCGTCGAACTGTTCCTCGGCTTCCTCACCGGCATGGGGTTCCTGCTGCTCGGCAGCGGCCTGCTGGTCGGCGGCCTCTACCTGTTCGGCCGCGACAACATCCTCCAGACGGTCGACGCCGCCGACGTGGTCACCTGGACGCTGATCCTGGTCGGCTATCCGCTGCTGGCCGCCGGCCAGTACGCGGGCATGCGCTACAAGCTCAGCCGCACGCGCTGGCGCGGCATCCGCGCCGGCATGGGCGGCTCGGCGTGGAAATACGCCGGCATGTCGATCGGCCTCGGATTCGCCAACGCGCTGTGCATGCGCCTGCTGACGCCGATCGTCGACATCGTGACCACGCGCTACCGCGTCGCCAACGCCACCTACGGCCAGCTCAAGTTCGGCTTCTCCGGCAACGCCGGCGACATCTACGGCCGCTTCATCGGCTTCTACTTCCTCAACATCCTCGCCTGGATGGTGCTGATCGGCGTCACCATCGCCATCATCGGCGGGTTCGCCGACCTGATCGAGCGGCTCGGCGGATGGGAGGCGATCCAGGAGCGGCTGGCGCACCCCACGCCGATGACGCTGATCGTCATCTTCCTGGTGGCGATCGCGCTCTACGCCATGATCGGCGTGCTGATCCTGCCGCTGCGCTGCTGGTACCAGGCCTATTCGATGCGCTACGTCGTGTCGCGCGCCTGGCACGACCGGGTGTATTTCGGCACCGGCGTCACCACATGGCAGATGTGGGGCTTCATCGTCTTCAACTGGGTGATCCTGCTGTTCACCCTGGGCTTCGGCTGGCCGTGGGTGCTGCACCGTTCGGCCAAGCTGGTCGCCAGCCAGTTCTGGATCTACGGCCGCATCGACACCGGGGCCGTGGCGCAGGCCATGGCGCAGGGACCGGCGATGGGCGAGGGCCTGCTCGACCTGTTCGACACCGGCATCGTGTGA
- a CDS encoding protein meaA codes for MTDAKPTAAAATKDRPWLIRTYSGHSTAKISNELYRKNLARGQTGLSIAFDLPTQTGYDSDHPLAKGEVGKVGVPVSHLGDMRTLLDGIPLDRMNTSMTINAPAAWLLALYVAVAEKQGVPRAALQGTTQNDIVKEYLSRGTYIFPPEPSLKLTADTIAFSVRDAPKWNPMNVCSYHLQEAGATPVQELAYALADAVAVLDTVKAAGQLTASEFPQVFGRISFFCNAGVRFVTEMCKMRAFAELWDELALKRYGVEDPKHRLFRYGVQVNSLGLTEQQPENNVYRILLEMLAVVLSKNARARSVQLPAWNEALGLPRPWDQQWSLRLQQIVAHETDLLEFGDIFDGSVEIARKVGELKDEARAELARIDAMGGAVAAVEAGYMKQRLVESNMRRIAAIESGAQTVVGVNAFTEGETSPLSAGEGAILTVDPDVEREQVGQLKAWRAARDAAAAGAALKSLRDAAREGRNVMEPSIACAHAGVTTGEWAQCLREIFGEYRAPTGVGRAAALGGDTLEPVRREVDAVSKSLGRRVKILVGKPGLDGHSNGAEQIAVRARDCGMEVVYEGIRLTPARIVNAALEEGVHVVGLSILSGSHVPLVAEVMAGMRAAGLADVPVVVGGIIPPDDADALRRSGVARVYTPKDYDITAIMKDIVGVVAAGARKAA; via the coding sequence ATGACCGACGCGAAACCCACCGCGGCCGCCGCGACGAAGGATCGCCCATGGTTGATCCGGACCTATTCCGGACACTCGACGGCGAAGATCTCCAACGAGCTCTACCGCAAGAACCTGGCGCGCGGGCAGACCGGGTTGAGCATCGCCTTCGATCTGCCGACCCAGACCGGCTACGACAGCGACCATCCGCTGGCCAAGGGCGAGGTCGGCAAGGTCGGCGTGCCGGTGTCGCATCTCGGCGACATGCGGACGCTGCTCGACGGCATCCCGCTCGACCGCATGAACACGTCGATGACGATCAACGCGCCGGCCGCCTGGCTGCTGGCGCTCTACGTCGCGGTCGCCGAGAAGCAGGGCGTGCCGAGGGCGGCGCTGCAGGGCACGACGCAGAACGACATCGTCAAGGAGTACCTGTCGCGCGGGACGTACATCTTCCCGCCCGAGCCGTCGCTCAAGCTGACCGCCGACACGATCGCGTTCTCGGTGCGCGACGCGCCGAAGTGGAACCCGATGAACGTGTGCAGCTACCACCTGCAGGAGGCGGGTGCCACCCCCGTGCAGGAGCTGGCCTACGCGCTGGCGGACGCCGTGGCCGTGCTCGACACCGTGAAGGCCGCCGGACAGTTGACGGCGTCGGAGTTCCCGCAGGTGTTCGGGCGCATCAGTTTCTTCTGCAACGCAGGCGTCCGCTTCGTGACGGAGATGTGCAAGATGCGCGCCTTCGCCGAGCTGTGGGACGAGCTGGCGCTGAAGCGTTATGGCGTCGAGGATCCGAAGCACCGTCTGTTCCGCTACGGCGTCCAGGTCAACTCGCTGGGCCTCACCGAGCAGCAGCCCGAGAACAACGTCTACCGCATCCTGCTGGAGATGCTCGCGGTCGTGCTGTCGAAGAACGCGCGCGCCCGCTCGGTGCAGCTGCCGGCGTGGAACGAGGCGCTCGGCCTGCCGCGGCCGTGGGACCAGCAATGGTCGCTGCGCCTGCAGCAGATCGTGGCGCACGAGACCGATCTGCTGGAGTTCGGCGACATCTTCGACGGCAGCGTCGAGATCGCGCGCAAGGTCGGCGAGCTGAAGGACGAGGCGCGCGCCGAGCTGGCGCGGATCGACGCGATGGGCGGCGCGGTCGCCGCCGTCGAGGCCGGCTACATGAAGCAGCGCCTCGTCGAGTCCAACATGCGCCGCATCGCCGCGATCGAGAGCGGCGCGCAGACCGTGGTCGGCGTCAACGCCTTCACCGAGGGCGAGACCTCGCCGCTGTCGGCCGGCGAGGGCGCGATCCTCACCGTCGATCCGGACGTCGAGCGCGAGCAGGTCGGCCAGCTCAAGGCGTGGCGCGCGGCGCGCGACGCGGCGGCCGCCGGCGCCGCGCTCAAATCGCTGCGCGACGCCGCGCGCGAGGGACGCAACGTGATGGAGCCGTCGATCGCCTGCGCCCACGCCGGCGTCACGACGGGCGAGTGGGCCCAGTGCCTGCGCGAGATCTTCGGCGAGTACCGCGCGCCGACCGGCGTCGGCCGCGCCGCCGCGCTGGGCGGCGACACGCTCGAGCCGGTGCGCCGCGAGGTCGACGCGGTGTCGAAGTCGCTCGGCCGCCGCGTCAAGATCCTGGTCGGCAAGCCCGGACTCGACGGCCACAGCAACGGCGCCGAGCAGATCGCCGTGCGCGCGCGCGACTGCGGCATGGAGGTGGTCTACGAGGGCATCCGCCTGACGCCCGCGCGCATCGTCAACGCCGCGCTCGAGGAGGGCGTGCACGTCGTCGGCCTCTCGATCCTGTCGGGCAGCCACGTGCCGCTGGTCGCCGAGGTGATGGCGGGCATGCGCGCCGCCGGCCTCGCCGACGTGCCGGTCGTGGTCGGCGGCATCATCCCGCCGGACGACGCCGACGCGTTGCGCAGATCCGGCGTGGCCCGCGTCTACACGCCCAAGGACTACGACATCACCGCGATCATGAAGGACATCGTCGGCGTCGTCGCCGCCGGCGCCCGCAAGGCGGCGTAG
- a CDS encoding tripartite tricarboxylate transporter substrate binding protein has translation MTSITRRAALVGTAAMPFAAAAQAKFPERPIKLIIPWAAGGPADAGFRILAESVSTELGQPVIVENKAGASGILGAIALQDAKPDGYTISQMHMSVLRQPLLNKSLTYHPINDLTYILQITGFTMGVVVRADAPWKTLPELLAHAKANPGKLNYGTLGIGSTQHLAMERVGMIQGLSWTHAPYRGTADTLRALLGGEIDFASEASGWAPMVRAGQLRLLAVFTASRASRFPDTPTVRDLGIDVAVDSPGGLIGPRGMDPAVVKVLADAFRAAARKPAHLKFLDNMNQPLLLQDGPAYRDQMARTLEEERELLRRLNLLPA, from the coding sequence ATGACCAGCATCACGCGCCGCGCCGCCCTCGTAGGGACCGCCGCCATGCCCTTCGCGGCGGCCGCGCAGGCGAAATTCCCCGAGCGGCCGATCAAGCTGATCATCCCGTGGGCCGCCGGCGGGCCGGCCGACGCCGGTTTCCGCATCCTGGCGGAGTCCGTCTCGACGGAGCTGGGACAACCCGTCATCGTCGAGAACAAGGCTGGCGCCTCGGGCATCCTCGGCGCGATAGCCCTTCAGGACGCCAAGCCCGACGGGTACACGATCTCGCAGATGCACATGAGCGTGCTGCGCCAGCCGCTGCTCAACAAGTCGCTGACCTACCACCCGATCAACGACCTCACCTACATCCTGCAGATCACCGGCTTCACCATGGGCGTGGTGGTGAGGGCCGACGCGCCGTGGAAGACGCTGCCCGAGCTGCTGGCGCACGCCAAGGCCAATCCCGGCAAGCTGAACTACGGCACCTTGGGCATCGGCTCGACCCAGCACCTCGCCATGGAGCGCGTGGGGATGATCCAGGGCCTGAGCTGGACGCACGCGCCCTACCGCGGCACCGCCGACACGCTGCGCGCCCTGCTCGGCGGCGAGATCGATTTCGCGTCGGAGGCGTCCGGCTGGGCCCCCATGGTCCGGGCCGGCCAGCTGCGGCTGCTCGCGGTCTTCACCGCATCGCGGGCCAGCCGCTTCCCCGACACGCCGACCGTGCGCGACCTCGGCATCGACGTCGCCGTCGACTCGCCGGGCGGGCTGATCGGTCCGCGCGGCATGGATCCCGCCGTCGTCAAGGTGCTGGCCGACGCGTTCCGCGCCGCGGCGCGGAAGCCGGCGCATTTGAAATTCCTCGACAACATGAATCAGCCGCTGCTGTTGCAGGACGGCCCGGCCTACCGCGACCAGATGGCGCGGACGCTCGAGGAGGAACGCGAGCTGCTGCGCCGCCTGAACCTGCTGCCGGCGTAG
- a CDS encoding isopenicillin N synthase family oxygenase, translated as MGQSTIPVLDLAPLREGRPGALDRLGDELRRAFTEVGFYFVRNHGVAQDLLDATFAEAERFHAQPLDAKLAMRIDEHNIGYMGMRGATTRVNAVGAVALPNANEAVFFKRELPADHPDLVAGLRFRGRNRWPALPGFRERILAACDAFEGLALSLLPIYARALGLPAGHFARFFVDPMYTLRMTHYPEQEPTAPENEYGLAPHLDTSFMTILAQNRIPGLSLRLPSGEWIDAPAPEGALLVNGGMMLRRWTDNRFLATPHRVVNRSGRERYAIPFFFDANYHATMTPIAADGGAGREPPITYPGFMTGYQRANFHHAAVDGKKLELQGA; from the coding sequence ATGGGCCAGTCGACGATCCCCGTCCTCGATCTCGCGCCTTTGCGCGAGGGCCGTCCCGGCGCGCTCGACCGACTGGGCGACGAGCTGCGCCGCGCCTTCACCGAGGTCGGCTTCTACTTCGTGCGCAACCACGGAGTCGCGCAGGACCTGCTCGACGCGACTTTCGCCGAGGCCGAGCGCTTCCACGCCCAGCCGCTCGACGCCAAGCTGGCGATGAGGATCGACGAGCACAACATCGGCTACATGGGCATGCGCGGCGCGACGACGCGGGTGAACGCGGTCGGCGCGGTGGCGCTGCCCAACGCCAACGAGGCGGTGTTCTTCAAGCGCGAGCTGCCGGCGGACCATCCCGACCTCGTGGCCGGGCTGCGCTTCCGCGGCCGCAACCGCTGGCCCGCCCTGCCCGGTTTCCGCGAGCGGATCCTGGCGGCGTGCGACGCGTTCGAGGGACTCGCGCTCTCTCTGCTGCCGATCTACGCCCGCGCGCTGGGGCTGCCGGCCGGCCATTTCGCGCGCTTCTTCGTCGATCCGATGTACACGCTGCGGATGACGCACTATCCCGAGCAGGAACCGACCGCGCCCGAGAACGAGTACGGGCTGGCGCCGCACCTCGACACCAGCTTCATGACGATCCTGGCGCAGAACCGGATCCCCGGCCTGTCGCTGCGCCTGCCCTCGGGCGAGTGGATCGACGCGCCGGCGCCCGAGGGCGCGCTGCTGGTCAACGGCGGCATGATGCTGCGCCGCTGGACCGACAACCGGTTCCTCGCCACGCCGCACCGCGTCGTCAACCGCTCCGGCCGCGAACGCTACGCCATCCCGTTCTTCTTCGACGCCAACTACCACGCCACCATGACGCCGATCGCCGCAGATGGCGGCGCCGGCCGCGAGCCGCCCATCACCTATCCGGGCTTCATGACCGGCTACCAGCGCGCCAATTTCCACCACGCCGCGGTCGACGGGAAGAAGCTGGAGCTACAGGGGGCGTGA
- a CDS encoding adenylate/guanylate cyclase domain-containing protein: MTHGHARICRGCWDQIRVPVPLRGALSIPFRVFGIRPSRMNPDTCTICELGFKTVMRARKVTIDATVLFADLRGYTALSTSISGDAISSLLDEFYDECGAAIWNHDGLLNKTIGDAVMAVFNFPIRNEGHARQAVLAAREIQRRWTARRADLAAAAGVAATELGVGIGIQTGELSFGEFGRTHRDVTAIGTVVNTAARAQAAADAGQILVTQAVRDRAPDELAGSRANAYRLKGFDAPLELYAA, from the coding sequence ATGACGCACGGGCACGCGCGCATCTGCCGGGGTTGCTGGGACCAGATCCGCGTGCCGGTGCCGCTGCGCGGCGCGCTGTCGATCCCGTTCCGCGTGTTCGGCATCCGCCCGAGCCGCATGAACCCCGACACCTGCACGATCTGCGAGCTCGGCTTCAAGACGGTGATGCGCGCCCGCAAGGTCACCATCGACGCCACCGTGCTGTTCGCCGACCTGCGCGGCTACACCGCCCTGTCGACGTCGATCTCCGGCGACGCGATCTCCAGCCTGCTCGACGAGTTCTACGACGAGTGCGGCGCCGCCATCTGGAACCACGACGGGCTGCTCAACAAGACGATCGGCGACGCGGTCATGGCGGTGTTCAACTTCCCGATCCGGAACGAGGGCCACGCCCGCCAGGCGGTGCTCGCCGCGCGCGAGATCCAGCGCCGCTGGACCGCGCGGCGGGCGGATCTCGCGGCGGCGGCCGGCGTCGCCGCCACCGAGCTCGGCGTCGGGATCGGCATCCAGACCGGCGAACTCAGCTTCGGCGAGTTCGGCCGCACCCACCGCGACGTGACGGCGATCGGCACCGTGGTGAACACCGCGGCGCGCGCCCAGGCGGCCGCCGACGCCGGCCAGATCCTGGTCACCCAGGCGGTCCGCGACCGCGCGCCGGACGAGCTGGCGGGGTCGCGGGCGAACGCCTACCGGCTCAAGGGCTTCGACGCGCCCCTCGAGCTCTACGCCGCCTGA